A region of the Pseudarthrobacter phenanthrenivorans Sphe3 genome:
AAGTGCTCGGCGACGGCGGACGTATAGCCGTAGAGGAGGGGTCCGCTGCTGACCGGGCTGGAGCTGTTTGCAGGGATACTGCGGGCCAGGGCATGGCCTGGGGATGTGTTCACTGTGATACCTCGGGGAATGTCTCCCCGGGCATCGGCCGCTACGGCCCGGGGGCCAGGCGCTCCGCGGTTAAATCGGGCGGACGGTGCGGGGGAGGGTGTGGATGATGGACGCGGAGCGCATTGGGCGCACGTTCATGACAGTCATCAAAACCACCTTCCTTTCCCGAACCTGGGCCGTTATCCGGGCCGCATGCTGTGAAGCTGACGGCTCCCGCTCGTCCCACTGTAGCCGCGGGCCCGGGAGTGCACCAGAGCCTGCGCGGTTCTCTGTTGGTAAAGGCCGCTGACCAGCGGTTTTGCCTTGGATAGTGCTCCGGCCGGGCGTAGGTTGGCTGGAGTTGCCTTTTTCTTATCCAGCCAACACTCAGGAGGAACCATGGACGATGAGGCCATGGACAGCGCCGCGCCGCGGACCAAAGCTGCGCTCAATGCGGATCAGGAGGCGTCCTTCCGGGCGGATCACGCGGACCGTATCGATGACGACGGAGGCCGTCCCGCCAAGTGGCGCATCATTGGTCCCGGGCTGGTGGTCGCCGCCACTGGCGTGGGGGCTGCCGATATGGTGGCCACCCTGGTTGCGGGCTCCCGGTACGGCTACGGCCTGTTCTGGGCAGTCATCGTGGGTGTGGTCCTGAAGATCATCCTCGTTGAGGGAGCCGGCAGATACACCCTGGCAACGGGAAAGACCATCTTTGAGGGGTGGCGCTCCCTCGGCAAATGGACAACGTGGTACTTCGGGCCGTACATCATGATCTGGGGCTTCGTCTACGGCGCCACCGCAATGTCCTCGGCGGCATTGCCGCTTGCGGCAGTATTCCCCGTGCTCCCGCTCTGGGCCTGGGCCATCATGATGGGTTTGGCCGGGTTTGCGATGGTGTGGTGGGGCAAATACGCCACCTTCGAGAAGATCACAGCGGTCCTCGTCGGCATGATGTTCGTGACTGTGGTGGGCTTGGCCGTCATTGCCGCTCCCAACATTCCTGAAATGCTCGCCGGGCTGGTTCCCATGATCCCTTCCACGGACGGCGGGATCTTCTACACCCTTGCCCTCGCGGGCGGCGTGGGCGGGACCATAACGCTCGCCGCCTACGGATACTGGCTTCGCGAAAAGGGCTGGTACACGCCCAAGTGGATGAAGGTCATGCGCATCGATAACTCCATGGCCTATGTCATAACCGGAATCTTCGTAATTGCCATGCTCATTGTGGGCGCTGAGGTTGTGCGCTCCGCGGGTGTCTCACTGAGCGCGAGTGATGAGGGTCTGCTGGACCTCTATGACGTGCTGAAGGCAGAATACGGGGACGTTGTGGGGACCGGTTTCCTGGTGGGTTTCTGGGCCGCCTCCTTCTCCTCGATCATCGGGGTGTGGAATGGTGTTTCGCTGATGTTTGCGGATTTCTGGGGCAACATGCGGGGCAAGGAGTCCGGCCACCCCGATACGCGGGTGGGCGGCAAATACTTCAAGTTCTACATTCTGTGGCTGACTTTCCCGCCCATGATCCTTTTCGCACTGGGCCAGCCAATCGGCCTGATCCTGTTGTACGGCGCCTTGGGTTCCCTGTTTATGCCGTTCCTGGCGTTGACACTGCTTGGCCTGCTGAATGGCAGGCGGATTCCCAAGGCTTGGGCCAACAAACCGCACAGCAACATGGCGCTGGGCTTATGTGCCCTGCTGTTCGTGGTGCTGGGGATCCGGCAGTTCTGGACATCCCTCGCGCCGCTGTTCGGCGGCTAGGGTTCCGGCGCCGGGCGGAAGCTACCGCTGCAGTTCAAGCGCCCGCTTCTCGCGTGCGGAAATACGTGAAACATA
Encoded here:
- a CDS encoding Nramp family divalent metal transporter; this encodes MDDEAMDSAAPRTKAALNADQEASFRADHADRIDDDGGRPAKWRIIGPGLVVAATGVGAADMVATLVAGSRYGYGLFWAVIVGVVLKIILVEGAGRYTLATGKTIFEGWRSLGKWTTWYFGPYIMIWGFVYGATAMSSAALPLAAVFPVLPLWAWAIMMGLAGFAMVWWGKYATFEKITAVLVGMMFVTVVGLAVIAAPNIPEMLAGLVPMIPSTDGGIFYTLALAGGVGGTITLAAYGYWLREKGWYTPKWMKVMRIDNSMAYVITGIFVIAMLIVGAEVVRSAGVSLSASDEGLLDLYDVLKAEYGDVVGTGFLVGFWAASFSSIIGVWNGVSLMFADFWGNMRGKESGHPDTRVGGKYFKFYILWLTFPPMILFALGQPIGLILLYGALGSLFMPFLALTLLGLLNGRRIPKAWANKPHSNMALGLCALLFVVLGIRQFWTSLAPLFGG